The Perca flavescens isolate YP-PL-M2 chromosome 23, PFLA_1.0, whole genome shotgun sequence genome has a window encoding:
- the cpsf6 gene encoding cleavage and polyadenylation specificity factor subunit 6 isoform X1, with the protein MADGVDHIDIYADVEEEFNQEADYPVHEQIDLYDDVISPSANNGDAPEDRDYLDTLPTPGGSEGGKSSQPNVVYTYTGKRIALYIGNLTWWTTDEDLTEAIRSVGITDVLEIKFFENRANGQSKGFALVCVASEASSRKLMELLSKRELHGQNPIVTPCNKQSLSQFEMQSRKSWCGSARSDGTQSGQMSGEGKAGPPGAGPRGGFPMGRGRGRFPGPPGPGGDRFPGPVGPGGPPPHFPGPGMRPDLIRHQDGPLMDMSFNPFPPGGRNGSWRGRGGMQGPPRPPPGPPGPPGPPPPGQGLPPPLAGPPNRGDRPPPPVLFPGQFGQPPMGPLPPGPPPPGYGPPPGPPPPQQGPPPPGPFPPRPPGPIGPPMALAPPPHMPGPPPGGPPPAPHVNPAFFPPPGNNNMPPNDSRGPPGPNDPYGRPPPYERGDYGPGGREMEASRTPLSEAEFEEIMNRNRAISSSAISRAVSDASAADYGSAIETLVTAISLIKQSKVSADDRCKVLISSLQDCLHGIESKSYGSASSPMMLVHARRERSRERDHSRSREKSRRHKSRSRDRHEDYYRERSRERDRHRERDRDRDREREREYRHR; encoded by the exons ATGGCGGACGGTGTGGATCACATCGACATCTACGCCGACGTAGAGGAGGAATTCAACCAG GAAGCTGACTACCCAGTCCACGAACAGATTGACCTGTATGATGATGTAATATCCCCATCAGCCAACAATGGTGATGCTCCAGAAGACCGCGACTACCTGGACACACTGCCTACACCAGGTGGCTCAGAGGGAGGGAAGAGTTCCCAGCCCAATGTGGTGTACACTTACACAGGCAAAAGGATTGCCCTGTACATAGGAAACCTCACATGG TGGACGACAGACGAGGACCTGACAGAAGCTATCCGGTCAGTAGGCATCACAGATGTGCTGGAGATCAAGTTCTTTGAAAACCGAGCCAATGGCCAGTCAAAAGG GTTTGCACTGGTGTGTGTGGCCTCGGAGGCATCATCCAGGAAGTTAATGGAGCTGCTGTCAAAGAGGGAGCTCCATGGTCAGAATCCCATCGTCACGCCGTGCAACAAACAGTCACTCAGCCAGTTTGAGATGCAGTCACGCAAAA GTTGGTGTGGAAGTGCGCGATCAGATG GTACCCAGTCAGGTCAGATGTCTGGGGAAGGTAAAGCTGGCCCCCCTGGCGCTGGCCCTCGTGGGGGTTTCCCCATGGGTCGAGGCAGAGGCAGGTTCCCTGGACCACCTGGCCCAGGTGGAGACCGCTTCCCTGGTCCTGTTGGGCCTGGAGGACCGCCACCACATTTCCCTG GCCCAGGGATGAGACCAGATCTGATTAGGCACCAAGATGGCCCTCTGATGGATATGAGTTTCAATCCCTTCCCGCCGGGGGGCAGGAACGGGAGCTGGCGTGGCAGAG GTGGAATGCAGGGTCCCCCACGTCCCCCTCCCGGTCCACCTGGTCCTCCAGGGCCTCCACCTCCTGGCCAGggcctcccccctcccctcgcTGGTCCTCCAAATCGTGGGGACAGGCCTCCTCCCCCAGTTCTCTTCCCTGGTCAGTTTGGCCAGCCTCCAATGGGACCCCTGCCCCCAGGCCCACCTCCTCCAGGTTATGGCCCTCCCCCTGGTCCCCCACCCCCTCAACAGGGCCCACCACCCCCAGGACCCTTCCCTCCACGCCCCCCTGGCCCAATTGGGCCCCCCATGGCTTTGGCGCCACCACCACACATGCCAGGTCCCCCACCAGGTGGACCACCACCAGCACCCCATGTCAACCCTGCCTTTTTCCCACCACCTGGCAACAACAACATGCCCCCCAACGACAGCCGAGGCCCCCCTGGACCAAACGACCCATACGGACGCCCGCCACCATATGAAAGAGGGGACTATGGTCCTGGAGGCCG ggAGATGGAGGCGTCGCGGACCCCTCTGAGTGAGGCAGAGTTTGAGGAGATCATGAACCGAAACAGAGCTATCTCCTCCAGTGCCATATCTAGAGCAGTGTCTGACGCCAGTGCAG CTGACTATGGAAGTGCTATAGAGACCTTGGTGACGGCGATTAGTCTGATTAAGCAGTCCAAAGTGTCAGCAGACGACCGCTGTAAGGTCCTCATCAGTTCCCTGCAGGACTGTCTTCACGGCATTGAGTCAAAAAGTTACGGTTCCGCTTCCAG TCCAATGATGCTTGTCCATGCCAGGCGAGAACGTTCCAGGGAACGAGACCACAGCCGCTCTAGAGAAAAGAGCCGGCGTCACAAGTCCCGCAGTCGTGACCGGCATGAGGACTATTACCGAGAACGCAGCCGGGAGCGGGACCGTCATCGGGAGAGGGACCGTGACCGAGAccgggagagggagagagagtacAGACACCGCTAA
- the cpsf6 gene encoding cleavage and polyadenylation specificity factor subunit 6 isoform X4, which translates to MADGVDHIDIYADVEEEFNQEADYPVHEQIDLYDDVISPSANNGDAPEDRDYLDTLPTPGGSEGGKSSQPNVVYTYTGKRIALYIGNLTWWTTDEDLTEAIRSVGITDVLEIKFFENRANGQSKGFALVCVASEASSRKLMELLSKRELHGQNPIVTPCNKQSLSQFEMQSRKSWCGSARSDGTQSGQMSGEGKAGPPGAGPRGGFPMGRGRGRFPGPPGPGGDRFPGPVGPGGPPPHFPGGMQGPPRPPPGPPGPPGPPPPGQGLPPPLAGPPNRGDRPPPPVLFPGQFGQPPMGPLPPGPPPPGYGPPPGPPPPQQGPPPPGPFPPRPPGPIGPPMALAPPPHMPGPPPGGPPPAPHVNPAFFPPPGNNNMPPNDSRGPPGPNDPYGRPPPYERGDYGPGGREMEASRTPLSEAEFEEIMNRNRAISSSAISRAVSDASAADYGSAIETLVTAISLIKQSKVSADDRCKVLISSLQDCLHGIESKSYGSASSPMMLVHARRERSRERDHSRSREKSRRHKSRSRDRHEDYYRERSRERDRHRERDRDRDREREREYRHR; encoded by the exons ATGGCGGACGGTGTGGATCACATCGACATCTACGCCGACGTAGAGGAGGAATTCAACCAG GAAGCTGACTACCCAGTCCACGAACAGATTGACCTGTATGATGATGTAATATCCCCATCAGCCAACAATGGTGATGCTCCAGAAGACCGCGACTACCTGGACACACTGCCTACACCAGGTGGCTCAGAGGGAGGGAAGAGTTCCCAGCCCAATGTGGTGTACACTTACACAGGCAAAAGGATTGCCCTGTACATAGGAAACCTCACATGG TGGACGACAGACGAGGACCTGACAGAAGCTATCCGGTCAGTAGGCATCACAGATGTGCTGGAGATCAAGTTCTTTGAAAACCGAGCCAATGGCCAGTCAAAAGG GTTTGCACTGGTGTGTGTGGCCTCGGAGGCATCATCCAGGAAGTTAATGGAGCTGCTGTCAAAGAGGGAGCTCCATGGTCAGAATCCCATCGTCACGCCGTGCAACAAACAGTCACTCAGCCAGTTTGAGATGCAGTCACGCAAAA GTTGGTGTGGAAGTGCGCGATCAGATG GTACCCAGTCAGGTCAGATGTCTGGGGAAGGTAAAGCTGGCCCCCCTGGCGCTGGCCCTCGTGGGGGTTTCCCCATGGGTCGAGGCAGAGGCAGGTTCCCTGGACCACCTGGCCCAGGTGGAGACCGCTTCCCTGGTCCTGTTGGGCCTGGAGGACCGCCACCACATTTCCCTG GTGGAATGCAGGGTCCCCCACGTCCCCCTCCCGGTCCACCTGGTCCTCCAGGGCCTCCACCTCCTGGCCAGggcctcccccctcccctcgcTGGTCCTCCAAATCGTGGGGACAGGCCTCCTCCCCCAGTTCTCTTCCCTGGTCAGTTTGGCCAGCCTCCAATGGGACCCCTGCCCCCAGGCCCACCTCCTCCAGGTTATGGCCCTCCCCCTGGTCCCCCACCCCCTCAACAGGGCCCACCACCCCCAGGACCCTTCCCTCCACGCCCCCCTGGCCCAATTGGGCCCCCCATGGCTTTGGCGCCACCACCACACATGCCAGGTCCCCCACCAGGTGGACCACCACCAGCACCCCATGTCAACCCTGCCTTTTTCCCACCACCTGGCAACAACAACATGCCCCCCAACGACAGCCGAGGCCCCCCTGGACCAAACGACCCATACGGACGCCCGCCACCATATGAAAGAGGGGACTATGGTCCTGGAGGCCG ggAGATGGAGGCGTCGCGGACCCCTCTGAGTGAGGCAGAGTTTGAGGAGATCATGAACCGAAACAGAGCTATCTCCTCCAGTGCCATATCTAGAGCAGTGTCTGACGCCAGTGCAG CTGACTATGGAAGTGCTATAGAGACCTTGGTGACGGCGATTAGTCTGATTAAGCAGTCCAAAGTGTCAGCAGACGACCGCTGTAAGGTCCTCATCAGTTCCCTGCAGGACTGTCTTCACGGCATTGAGTCAAAAAGTTACGGTTCCGCTTCCAG TCCAATGATGCTTGTCCATGCCAGGCGAGAACGTTCCAGGGAACGAGACCACAGCCGCTCTAGAGAAAAGAGCCGGCGTCACAAGTCCCGCAGTCGTGACCGGCATGAGGACTATTACCGAGAACGCAGCCGGGAGCGGGACCGTCATCGGGAGAGGGACCGTGACCGAGAccgggagagggagagagagtacAGACACCGCTAA
- the cpsf6 gene encoding cleavage and polyadenylation specificity factor subunit 6 isoform X3 translates to MADGVDHIDIYADVEEEFNQEADYPVHEQIDLYDDVISPSANNGDAPEDRDYLDTLPTPGGSEGGKSSQPNVVYTYTGKRIALYIGNLTWWTTDEDLTEAIRSVGITDVLEIKFFENRANGQSKGFALVCVASEASSRKLMELLSKRELHGQNPIVTPCNKQSLSQFEMQSRKSTQSGQMSGEGKAGPPGAGPRGGFPMGRGRGRFPGPPGPGGDRFPGPVGPGGPPPHFPGPGMRPDLIRHQDGPLMDMSFNPFPPGGRNGSWRGRGGMQGPPRPPPGPPGPPGPPPPGQGLPPPLAGPPNRGDRPPPPVLFPGQFGQPPMGPLPPGPPPPGYGPPPGPPPPQQGPPPPGPFPPRPPGPIGPPMALAPPPHMPGPPPGGPPPAPHVNPAFFPPPGNNNMPPNDSRGPPGPNDPYGRPPPYERGDYGPGGREMEASRTPLSEAEFEEIMNRNRAISSSAISRAVSDASAADYGSAIETLVTAISLIKQSKVSADDRCKVLISSLQDCLHGIESKSYGSASSPMMLVHARRERSRERDHSRSREKSRRHKSRSRDRHEDYYRERSRERDRHRERDRDRDREREREYRHR, encoded by the exons ATGGCGGACGGTGTGGATCACATCGACATCTACGCCGACGTAGAGGAGGAATTCAACCAG GAAGCTGACTACCCAGTCCACGAACAGATTGACCTGTATGATGATGTAATATCCCCATCAGCCAACAATGGTGATGCTCCAGAAGACCGCGACTACCTGGACACACTGCCTACACCAGGTGGCTCAGAGGGAGGGAAGAGTTCCCAGCCCAATGTGGTGTACACTTACACAGGCAAAAGGATTGCCCTGTACATAGGAAACCTCACATGG TGGACGACAGACGAGGACCTGACAGAAGCTATCCGGTCAGTAGGCATCACAGATGTGCTGGAGATCAAGTTCTTTGAAAACCGAGCCAATGGCCAGTCAAAAGG GTTTGCACTGGTGTGTGTGGCCTCGGAGGCATCATCCAGGAAGTTAATGGAGCTGCTGTCAAAGAGGGAGCTCCATGGTCAGAATCCCATCGTCACGCCGTGCAACAAACAGTCACTCAGCCAGTTTGAGATGCAGTCACGCAAAA GTACCCAGTCAGGTCAGATGTCTGGGGAAGGTAAAGCTGGCCCCCCTGGCGCTGGCCCTCGTGGGGGTTTCCCCATGGGTCGAGGCAGAGGCAGGTTCCCTGGACCACCTGGCCCAGGTGGAGACCGCTTCCCTGGTCCTGTTGGGCCTGGAGGACCGCCACCACATTTCCCTG GCCCAGGGATGAGACCAGATCTGATTAGGCACCAAGATGGCCCTCTGATGGATATGAGTTTCAATCCCTTCCCGCCGGGGGGCAGGAACGGGAGCTGGCGTGGCAGAG GTGGAATGCAGGGTCCCCCACGTCCCCCTCCCGGTCCACCTGGTCCTCCAGGGCCTCCACCTCCTGGCCAGggcctcccccctcccctcgcTGGTCCTCCAAATCGTGGGGACAGGCCTCCTCCCCCAGTTCTCTTCCCTGGTCAGTTTGGCCAGCCTCCAATGGGACCCCTGCCCCCAGGCCCACCTCCTCCAGGTTATGGCCCTCCCCCTGGTCCCCCACCCCCTCAACAGGGCCCACCACCCCCAGGACCCTTCCCTCCACGCCCCCCTGGCCCAATTGGGCCCCCCATGGCTTTGGCGCCACCACCACACATGCCAGGTCCCCCACCAGGTGGACCACCACCAGCACCCCATGTCAACCCTGCCTTTTTCCCACCACCTGGCAACAACAACATGCCCCCCAACGACAGCCGAGGCCCCCCTGGACCAAACGACCCATACGGACGCCCGCCACCATATGAAAGAGGGGACTATGGTCCTGGAGGCCG ggAGATGGAGGCGTCGCGGACCCCTCTGAGTGAGGCAGAGTTTGAGGAGATCATGAACCGAAACAGAGCTATCTCCTCCAGTGCCATATCTAGAGCAGTGTCTGACGCCAGTGCAG CTGACTATGGAAGTGCTATAGAGACCTTGGTGACGGCGATTAGTCTGATTAAGCAGTCCAAAGTGTCAGCAGACGACCGCTGTAAGGTCCTCATCAGTTCCCTGCAGGACTGTCTTCACGGCATTGAGTCAAAAAGTTACGGTTCCGCTTCCAG TCCAATGATGCTTGTCCATGCCAGGCGAGAACGTTCCAGGGAACGAGACCACAGCCGCTCTAGAGAAAAGAGCCGGCGTCACAAGTCCCGCAGTCGTGACCGGCATGAGGACTATTACCGAGAACGCAGCCGGGAGCGGGACCGTCATCGGGAGAGGGACCGTGACCGAGAccgggagagggagagagagtacAGACACCGCTAA
- the cpsf6 gene encoding cleavage and polyadenylation specificity factor subunit 6 isoform X6 has protein sequence MADGVDHIDIYADVEEEFNQEADYPVHEQIDLYDDVISPSANNGDAPEDRDYLDTLPTPGGSEGGKSSQPNVVYTYTGKRIALYIGNLTWWTTDEDLTEAIRSVGITDVLEIKFFENRANGQSKGFALVCVASEASSRKLMELLSKRELHGQNPIVTPCNKQSLSQFEMQSRKSTQSGQMSGEGKAGPPGAGPRGGFPMGRGRGRFPGPPGPGGDRFPGPVGPGGPPPHFPGGMQGPPRPPPGPPGPPGPPPPGQGLPPPLAGPPNRGDRPPPPVLFPGQFGQPPMGPLPPGPPPPGYGPPPGPPPPQQGPPPPGPFPPRPPGPIGPPMALAPPPHMPGPPPGGPPPAPHVNPAFFPPPGNNNMPPNDSRGPPGPNDPYGRPPPYERGDYGPGGREMEASRTPLSEAEFEEIMNRNRAISSSAISRAVSDASAADYGSAIETLVTAISLIKQSKVSADDRCKVLISSLQDCLHGIESKSYGSASSPMMLVHARRERSRERDHSRSREKSRRHKSRSRDRHEDYYRERSRERDRHRERDRDRDREREREYRHR, from the exons ATGGCGGACGGTGTGGATCACATCGACATCTACGCCGACGTAGAGGAGGAATTCAACCAG GAAGCTGACTACCCAGTCCACGAACAGATTGACCTGTATGATGATGTAATATCCCCATCAGCCAACAATGGTGATGCTCCAGAAGACCGCGACTACCTGGACACACTGCCTACACCAGGTGGCTCAGAGGGAGGGAAGAGTTCCCAGCCCAATGTGGTGTACACTTACACAGGCAAAAGGATTGCCCTGTACATAGGAAACCTCACATGG TGGACGACAGACGAGGACCTGACAGAAGCTATCCGGTCAGTAGGCATCACAGATGTGCTGGAGATCAAGTTCTTTGAAAACCGAGCCAATGGCCAGTCAAAAGG GTTTGCACTGGTGTGTGTGGCCTCGGAGGCATCATCCAGGAAGTTAATGGAGCTGCTGTCAAAGAGGGAGCTCCATGGTCAGAATCCCATCGTCACGCCGTGCAACAAACAGTCACTCAGCCAGTTTGAGATGCAGTCACGCAAAA GTACCCAGTCAGGTCAGATGTCTGGGGAAGGTAAAGCTGGCCCCCCTGGCGCTGGCCCTCGTGGGGGTTTCCCCATGGGTCGAGGCAGAGGCAGGTTCCCTGGACCACCTGGCCCAGGTGGAGACCGCTTCCCTGGTCCTGTTGGGCCTGGAGGACCGCCACCACATTTCCCTG GTGGAATGCAGGGTCCCCCACGTCCCCCTCCCGGTCCACCTGGTCCTCCAGGGCCTCCACCTCCTGGCCAGggcctcccccctcccctcgcTGGTCCTCCAAATCGTGGGGACAGGCCTCCTCCCCCAGTTCTCTTCCCTGGTCAGTTTGGCCAGCCTCCAATGGGACCCCTGCCCCCAGGCCCACCTCCTCCAGGTTATGGCCCTCCCCCTGGTCCCCCACCCCCTCAACAGGGCCCACCACCCCCAGGACCCTTCCCTCCACGCCCCCCTGGCCCAATTGGGCCCCCCATGGCTTTGGCGCCACCACCACACATGCCAGGTCCCCCACCAGGTGGACCACCACCAGCACCCCATGTCAACCCTGCCTTTTTCCCACCACCTGGCAACAACAACATGCCCCCCAACGACAGCCGAGGCCCCCCTGGACCAAACGACCCATACGGACGCCCGCCACCATATGAAAGAGGGGACTATGGTCCTGGAGGCCG ggAGATGGAGGCGTCGCGGACCCCTCTGAGTGAGGCAGAGTTTGAGGAGATCATGAACCGAAACAGAGCTATCTCCTCCAGTGCCATATCTAGAGCAGTGTCTGACGCCAGTGCAG CTGACTATGGAAGTGCTATAGAGACCTTGGTGACGGCGATTAGTCTGATTAAGCAGTCCAAAGTGTCAGCAGACGACCGCTGTAAGGTCCTCATCAGTTCCCTGCAGGACTGTCTTCACGGCATTGAGTCAAAAAGTTACGGTTCCGCTTCCAG TCCAATGATGCTTGTCCATGCCAGGCGAGAACGTTCCAGGGAACGAGACCACAGCCGCTCTAGAGAAAAGAGCCGGCGTCACAAGTCCCGCAGTCGTGACCGGCATGAGGACTATTACCGAGAACGCAGCCGGGAGCGGGACCGTCATCGGGAGAGGGACCGTGACCGAGAccgggagagggagagagagtacAGACACCGCTAA
- the cpsf6 gene encoding cleavage and polyadenylation specificity factor subunit 6 isoform X7, protein MADGVDHIDIYADVEEEFNQEADYPVHEQIDLYDDVISPSANNGDAPEDRDYLDTLPTPGGSEGGKSSQPNVVYTYTGKRIALYIGNLTWWTTDEDLTEAIRSVGITDVLEIKFFENRANGQSKGFALVCVASEASSRKLMELLSKRELHGQNPIVTPCNKQSLSQFEMQSRKSTQSGQMSGEGKAGPPGAGPRGGFPMGRGRGRFPGPPGPGGDRFPGPVGPGGPPPHFPGGMQGPPRPPPGPPGPPGPPPPGQGLPPPLAGPPNRGDRPPPPVLFPGQFGQPPMGPLPPGPPPPGYGPPPGPPPPQQGPPPPGPFPPRPPGPIGPPMALAPPPHMPGPPPGGPPPAPHVNPAFFPPPGNNNMPPNDSRGPPGPNDPYGRPPPYERGDYGPGGREMEASRTPLSEAEFEEIMNRNRAISSSAISRAVSDASAADYGSAIETLVTAISLIKQSKVSADDRCKVLISSLQDCLHGIESKSYGSASRRERSRERDHSRSREKSRRHKSRSRDRHEDYYRERSRERDRHRERDRDRDREREREYRHR, encoded by the exons ATGGCGGACGGTGTGGATCACATCGACATCTACGCCGACGTAGAGGAGGAATTCAACCAG GAAGCTGACTACCCAGTCCACGAACAGATTGACCTGTATGATGATGTAATATCCCCATCAGCCAACAATGGTGATGCTCCAGAAGACCGCGACTACCTGGACACACTGCCTACACCAGGTGGCTCAGAGGGAGGGAAGAGTTCCCAGCCCAATGTGGTGTACACTTACACAGGCAAAAGGATTGCCCTGTACATAGGAAACCTCACATGG TGGACGACAGACGAGGACCTGACAGAAGCTATCCGGTCAGTAGGCATCACAGATGTGCTGGAGATCAAGTTCTTTGAAAACCGAGCCAATGGCCAGTCAAAAGG GTTTGCACTGGTGTGTGTGGCCTCGGAGGCATCATCCAGGAAGTTAATGGAGCTGCTGTCAAAGAGGGAGCTCCATGGTCAGAATCCCATCGTCACGCCGTGCAACAAACAGTCACTCAGCCAGTTTGAGATGCAGTCACGCAAAA GTACCCAGTCAGGTCAGATGTCTGGGGAAGGTAAAGCTGGCCCCCCTGGCGCTGGCCCTCGTGGGGGTTTCCCCATGGGTCGAGGCAGAGGCAGGTTCCCTGGACCACCTGGCCCAGGTGGAGACCGCTTCCCTGGTCCTGTTGGGCCTGGAGGACCGCCACCACATTTCCCTG GTGGAATGCAGGGTCCCCCACGTCCCCCTCCCGGTCCACCTGGTCCTCCAGGGCCTCCACCTCCTGGCCAGggcctcccccctcccctcgcTGGTCCTCCAAATCGTGGGGACAGGCCTCCTCCCCCAGTTCTCTTCCCTGGTCAGTTTGGCCAGCCTCCAATGGGACCCCTGCCCCCAGGCCCACCTCCTCCAGGTTATGGCCCTCCCCCTGGTCCCCCACCCCCTCAACAGGGCCCACCACCCCCAGGACCCTTCCCTCCACGCCCCCCTGGCCCAATTGGGCCCCCCATGGCTTTGGCGCCACCACCACACATGCCAGGTCCCCCACCAGGTGGACCACCACCAGCACCCCATGTCAACCCTGCCTTTTTCCCACCACCTGGCAACAACAACATGCCCCCCAACGACAGCCGAGGCCCCCCTGGACCAAACGACCCATACGGACGCCCGCCACCATATGAAAGAGGGGACTATGGTCCTGGAGGCCG ggAGATGGAGGCGTCGCGGACCCCTCTGAGTGAGGCAGAGTTTGAGGAGATCATGAACCGAAACAGAGCTATCTCCTCCAGTGCCATATCTAGAGCAGTGTCTGACGCCAGTGCAG CTGACTATGGAAGTGCTATAGAGACCTTGGTGACGGCGATTAGTCTGATTAAGCAGTCCAAAGTGTCAGCAGACGACCGCTGTAAGGTCCTCATCAGTTCCCTGCAGGACTGTCTTCACGGCATTGAGTCAAAAAGTTACGGTTCCGCTTCCAG GCGAGAACGTTCCAGGGAACGAGACCACAGCCGCTCTAGAGAAAAGAGCCGGCGTCACAAGTCCCGCAGTCGTGACCGGCATGAGGACTATTACCGAGAACGCAGCCGGGAGCGGGACCGTCATCGGGAGAGGGACCGTGACCGAGAccgggagagggagagagagtacAGACACCGCTAA
- the cpsf6 gene encoding cleavage and polyadenylation specificity factor subunit 6 isoform X5, producing the protein MADGVDHIDIYADVEEEFNQEADYPVHEQIDLYDDVISPSANNGDAPEDRDYLDTLPTPGGSEGGKSSQPNVVYTYTGKRIALYIGNLTWWTTDEDLTEAIRSVGITDVLEIKFFENRANGQSKGFALVCVASEASSRKLMELLSKRELHGQNPIVTPCNKQSLSQFEMQSRKSWCGSARSDGTQSGQMSGEGKAGPPGAGPRGGFPMGRGRGRFPGPPGPGGDRFPGPVGPGGPPPHFPGGMQGPPRPPPGPPGPPGPPPPGQGLPPPLAGPPNRGDRPPPPVLFPGQFGQPPMGPLPPGPPPPGYGPPPGPPPPQQGPPPPGPFPPRPPGPIGPPMALAPPPHMPGPPPGGPPPAPHVNPAFFPPPGNNNMPPNDSRGPPGPNDPYGRPPPYERGDYGPGGREMEASRTPLSEAEFEEIMNRNRAISSSAISRAVSDASAADYGSAIETLVTAISLIKQSKVSADDRCKVLISSLQDCLHGIESKSYGSASRRERSRERDHSRSREKSRRHKSRSRDRHEDYYRERSRERDRHRERDRDRDREREREYRHR; encoded by the exons ATGGCGGACGGTGTGGATCACATCGACATCTACGCCGACGTAGAGGAGGAATTCAACCAG GAAGCTGACTACCCAGTCCACGAACAGATTGACCTGTATGATGATGTAATATCCCCATCAGCCAACAATGGTGATGCTCCAGAAGACCGCGACTACCTGGACACACTGCCTACACCAGGTGGCTCAGAGGGAGGGAAGAGTTCCCAGCCCAATGTGGTGTACACTTACACAGGCAAAAGGATTGCCCTGTACATAGGAAACCTCACATGG TGGACGACAGACGAGGACCTGACAGAAGCTATCCGGTCAGTAGGCATCACAGATGTGCTGGAGATCAAGTTCTTTGAAAACCGAGCCAATGGCCAGTCAAAAGG GTTTGCACTGGTGTGTGTGGCCTCGGAGGCATCATCCAGGAAGTTAATGGAGCTGCTGTCAAAGAGGGAGCTCCATGGTCAGAATCCCATCGTCACGCCGTGCAACAAACAGTCACTCAGCCAGTTTGAGATGCAGTCACGCAAAA GTTGGTGTGGAAGTGCGCGATCAGATG GTACCCAGTCAGGTCAGATGTCTGGGGAAGGTAAAGCTGGCCCCCCTGGCGCTGGCCCTCGTGGGGGTTTCCCCATGGGTCGAGGCAGAGGCAGGTTCCCTGGACCACCTGGCCCAGGTGGAGACCGCTTCCCTGGTCCTGTTGGGCCTGGAGGACCGCCACCACATTTCCCTG GTGGAATGCAGGGTCCCCCACGTCCCCCTCCCGGTCCACCTGGTCCTCCAGGGCCTCCACCTCCTGGCCAGggcctcccccctcccctcgcTGGTCCTCCAAATCGTGGGGACAGGCCTCCTCCCCCAGTTCTCTTCCCTGGTCAGTTTGGCCAGCCTCCAATGGGACCCCTGCCCCCAGGCCCACCTCCTCCAGGTTATGGCCCTCCCCCTGGTCCCCCACCCCCTCAACAGGGCCCACCACCCCCAGGACCCTTCCCTCCACGCCCCCCTGGCCCAATTGGGCCCCCCATGGCTTTGGCGCCACCACCACACATGCCAGGTCCCCCACCAGGTGGACCACCACCAGCACCCCATGTCAACCCTGCCTTTTTCCCACCACCTGGCAACAACAACATGCCCCCCAACGACAGCCGAGGCCCCCCTGGACCAAACGACCCATACGGACGCCCGCCACCATATGAAAGAGGGGACTATGGTCCTGGAGGCCG ggAGATGGAGGCGTCGCGGACCCCTCTGAGTGAGGCAGAGTTTGAGGAGATCATGAACCGAAACAGAGCTATCTCCTCCAGTGCCATATCTAGAGCAGTGTCTGACGCCAGTGCAG CTGACTATGGAAGTGCTATAGAGACCTTGGTGACGGCGATTAGTCTGATTAAGCAGTCCAAAGTGTCAGCAGACGACCGCTGTAAGGTCCTCATCAGTTCCCTGCAGGACTGTCTTCACGGCATTGAGTCAAAAAGTTACGGTTCCGCTTCCAG GCGAGAACGTTCCAGGGAACGAGACCACAGCCGCTCTAGAGAAAAGAGCCGGCGTCACAAGTCCCGCAGTCGTGACCGGCATGAGGACTATTACCGAGAACGCAGCCGGGAGCGGGACCGTCATCGGGAGAGGGACCGTGACCGAGAccgggagagggagagagagtacAGACACCGCTAA